Proteins encoded by one window of Rhodamnia argentea isolate NSW1041297 chromosome 6, ASM2092103v1, whole genome shotgun sequence:
- the LOC115734208 gene encoding protein translocase subunit SecA 1 isoform X1 encodes MRSLRSVRALYGRSPSFSLSSSSHHDGHLSTLPQSRSISSTARLQDSWMDKIKGVFTGKKTSPEEAEATAESFTLLRFADKMKDATRLGTFKNYMVGRSSEATFVDAFKKQEAILRYLGGLDPSGEHLQTKQKQEAAKNCNCTIADVENALAKFTWAKEAEKKLIQMKEEGKPVPKSLAEVQKLMGSTPLDIARSNLAKSGQISRNAMCPCGSKKRYKRCCGKD; translated from the exons ATGCGTTCGTTGCGAAGTGTAAGAGCGCTCTACGGGAGAtctccttccttctctctctccagttCCAGCCATCACGATGGGCATCTCTCGACTCTGCCGCAGTCGCGCTCGATCTCCTCCACGGCGCGGCTTCAGGATTCATGGATGGACAAGATCAAAGGAGTCTTCACCGGGAAGAAGACTTCTCCAGAAGAAGCCGAGGCCACCGCCGAATCGTTCACGCTTCTTC GGTTTGCCGACAAGATGAAGGATGCGACGAGGTTGGGAACCTTCAAGAATTACATGGTCGGGCGAAGCAGTGAAGCGACATTTGTGGATGCTTTCAAGAAGCAGGAAGCGATTCTCCGGTATCTAGGAGGTTTGGACCCTTCTGGAGAG CATCTCCAAactaaacaaaaacaagaagcagCAAAGAATTGCAACTGCACAATAGCCGATGTAGAGAATGCACTTGCAAAATTCACTTGGGCAAAGGAAGCAGAAAAGAAGCTGATCCagatgaaggaagaaggaaaaccaGTACCGAAGAGCCTTGCTGAG GTTCAAAAACTAATGGGGTCAACACCATTAGATATAGCTAGGTCTAATCTGGCTAAGAGTGGACAGATAAGCCGGAATGCAATGTGCCCATGTGGTTCTAAGAAGAGATACAAAAG GTGTTGTGGAAaggattga
- the LOC115734208 gene encoding OVARIAN TUMOR DOMAIN-containing deubiquitinating enzyme 7 isoform X2 gives MKDATRLGTFKNYMVGRSSEATFVDAFKKQEAILRYLGGLDPSGEHLQTKQKQEAAKNCNCTIADVENALAKFTWAKEAEKKLIQMKEEGKPVPKSLAEVQKLMGSTPLDIARSNLAKSGQISRNAMCPCGSKKRYKRCCGKD, from the exons ATGAAGGATGCGACGAGGTTGGGAACCTTCAAGAATTACATGGTCGGGCGAAGCAGTGAAGCGACATTTGTGGATGCTTTCAAGAAGCAGGAAGCGATTCTCCGGTATCTAGGAGGTTTGGACCCTTCTGGAGAG CATCTCCAAactaaacaaaaacaagaagcagCAAAGAATTGCAACTGCACAATAGCCGATGTAGAGAATGCACTTGCAAAATTCACTTGGGCAAAGGAAGCAGAAAAGAAGCTGATCCagatgaaggaagaaggaaaaccaGTACCGAAGAGCCTTGCTGAG GTTCAAAAACTAATGGGGTCAACACCATTAGATATAGCTAGGTCTAATCTGGCTAAGAGTGGACAGATAAGCCGGAATGCAATGTGCCCATGTGGTTCTAAGAAGAGATACAAAAG GTGTTGTGGAAaggattga
- the LOC115734206 gene encoding uncharacterized protein LOC115734206, which yields MMLHGPTEQMRSHLLLHPPPATATPFLASSSPSHSNSTNLLRYWRRRSARPPSPPDALPRWDSNAEPIPSGRSAFGLDSEVDDDCDDDGGGGFGFNGGRKQRVWWSGYDDEVEDLEFEGDEEFWGFKVLQAFGWMFPAIAISLLLGTGPNAFIMALAVPLGQTLLSLAFEKVWGESSERDSWKPRPRAKTKKKPFVNPRSEGRKSRGEQENGSADGRNAYQSWVTTDGPYSKAGSGSRRRFGGWDELDEKAGTREVPKGERSRKRCVPSKQSKKGKFSRIGRVRETPLLVRLLIAAFPFLGFWTKLLF from the exons ATGATGCTACACGGTCCTACTGAACAAATGAgaagccatcttcttcttcatccaccTCCCGCCACCGCCACTCCCTTCCTCGCTTCTTCTTCGCCGTCGCACTCCAACTCCACCAATCTCCTTCGCTACTGGCGACGCCGTTCTGCCAGGCCTCCTTCTCCTCCCGATGCTCTTCCCCGATGGGACTCCAATGCCGAGCCCATCCCCAGCGGACGCTCCGCGTTCGGTCTCGACAGTGAGGTCGACGACGATTGCGATGAcgacggtggtggtggtttCGGGTTCAATGGTGGGAGGAAGCAGAGGGTTTGGTGGTCTGGGTACGACGATGAAGTCGAGGACTTGGAGTTCGAGGGGGACGAGGAGTTTTGGGGATTTAAG GTTTTACAAGCTTTTGGGTGGATGTTTCCGGCCATTGCCATATCATTGCTCCTAGGCACGGGTCCAAATGCGTTCATTATGGCCTTAGCAGTTCCATTGGGACAGACTTTGCTTTCCCTGGCATTTGAGAAAGTGTGGGGAGAGTCGAGCGAGAGGGATAGCTGGAAACCTCGTCCCCGGGCTAAAACCAAGAAAAAACCATTTGTGAATCCCAGAAGCGAAGGCCGAAAAAGCAGAGGGGAACAAGAAAATGGTTCTGCTGATGGGAGGAATGCTTATCAGTCTTGGGTGACAACAGATGGTCCGTATAGCAAGGCAGGCAGCGGAAGTAGGCGGAGGTTTGGTGGATGGGATGAACTAGACGAGAAAGCAGGGACACGGGAGGTTCCTAAGGGCGAAAGGAGTCGAAAGAGATGTGTGCCGTCGAAGCAatcaaagaaaggaaagtttaGTAGGATAGGAAGGGTAAGGGAAACTCCGTTGCTGGTGCGGCTTCTTATTGCTGCATTCCCATTTTTGGGCTTCTGGACAAAGTTACTCTTTTAA